The Humulus lupulus chromosome 7, drHumLupu1.1, whole genome shotgun sequence region AAAAGTGGCATTTTTAAGGAGTATTCAGTTGTTTTGTTCTTAGCAGCCGACCCAACTAAAGGAGAGGCCCAGCCGCCTGGAGCCCACCACCTGTCCGGCCCAACTCCCAGCCATCTCCAGCAGCTGACCCGCGAGCGACCCGTCAACCCGCTTCTGACCTGCGTCCCAGCCTTGCTTCCTTCAGCCGGAGACCCGACCCAGCTTCCCTTGACCCGCGCGCCCTAGCTCCCTTCACCTCAAGGCCCAATGCAGGATCAGTGGCCCATCCGAAGCTTCCTCCAACAGTTGACCCGCGGGCCTTGCCTCCTTCAGCCGAAGGCCCAACCGAAGTCCAAGCCATCTCCAGCGTTGACCCGGTCAACCAAGCCCTTTCCTCCTTCACCAGCTGTGCCATGTGTCCTCCTGCTATTGGTTGCAGATTGGGTCAAACTCAGCTGTCATAAGTGCCACCAGCCCACTTCCCTATGCATATTTGGCCTTGCAAATTGTtattttgagcttcaaagctcattctttttggtgttttagaaaaagaaCAAATTGACcattcaccaaaatagctaggttaatattaataataagatttgatttttcaaaatcatattttattattaatatttcagatttctTGTGTAACCCCcagttgttgtttaatttctttttagtcattttctccctctataaatagggactctttcttcacaaTATGGATGTAATTTTTAGAGAAAAGAAACCATagaaaaatttctactcactttcttctcatattttcttcttagaattttgtgagaatcatgagcataatggtctaatagtcctaggaaggttagggatgattccatatgctagtgatgttattttgctactttgatttactatgttcttaatgtaatatatttgagttatttatgttctttcatctccatctctattttgttatctttatttacttatgctaatagtatataggattagtcatgctctttttatgtgcttctaattggtaaaagtaatattgatacataattttatgtctaatcttctattgcattattgccctagggtattttgtcatttttagatttttcatatgattaacattgtgcttttaaagtaaagaactttataactcaaatggacttttgttagaaaagaatatggactttaattttagattttacaagtaaatgttgggatgtgaactatttacttgtgtatttttgtaaatttagtaaccaagtaactaaacaagcatatggatgattattgaaacctttacatttctcaaactcttgattacatcttacatttatttcacttatgtcattttatcactttatcaaaaagacaataccaaaatctcaaacctctcttcattttcatcatttttatttattttttgttactaactttttgtgttatttgctactaatcttttgattttaggttaccttcttgtggatcgaccgctcgattatactacaaccaccgcttagtggttgtcacgatttgggcgttaaacacctGCCACAATACTTTGGCCAGAATCGGAACCAAGAGGGTCTATGCAATGTGCCGACGGAGACTCGGATACAGCTGGTGTCGGAGAAAGCAGGGAAAGCTTTTCATCAGTGTTAATCCAATGTTGCTCCAACAACGAAGAAAATCGTTCCAACTGGGAATCAACATGGGTCATATCTTGTTGTCTTGGGCTCCTTTAGCTTAGCCTTTAACATCATCCCACCTTTCTACATGTTGTTGGACCGAGTGAGAGTCTAATAAAATGTGGGCCAGCCCATCGCCATGTGTCCAATTATAAAAGTTGAAAATAagtataacaaatatatatatagtttaattattcaaaaatatatatagtttaatTAAATACTTTATATAGGTGACTGTAAATTGTCTAAATATTGATTGTTGGATTCAAGACTCCTATCTAACAAACGATTCCCTTAATTTGATTTCAAATTATCAATCactgtaaaaaaaatatattactttTAGTTACaataaattttgtgattaaaaatcATCATATgtcacaccaatttttttttataactttacAAAAATCACAATCTATAATGACAAGCgtgtttttagtcacaacaaatttaatcattatatataatatattatgactaaaaaaaaattagtgacaacttataattaaatattacatTTTAGTCACCtgcaattaaaattttaaattataacaaaaaatatGTCACTAAATGataattttgtttttttctatttttttttttgtttttttttctttatacaaGGGGGTGTTTGTTATAGCGGTTTGGTTTGGTGAGAATGAGAATGTCAAATCTAACTCATGTTtggtaaatttatatttaatgaATTGGGGATTTGTATTTCTAAGTGAGTCCTAATTTTTAGCTTGATTTGAAGGTAATCTTAACTCCTTTAAATACTTGAGTTTTACATTCTCTTAATCTAAACATCATCTAACTCTACTCCCACAAAATcaaacctcataccaaacaccctTAAGTAATTTCCCATTATGATAATATCCTATcatacttttcttttctttttcttcaccGTTATTTCTAAATAGCttttatcattaaaaatttaaaaaaaaacatcagTTTTGATTataatatgttatcttatgatttaaaatttaaataaattgttCAACATTTTATGGtaatatttgttaaatttttcACATTGATTGTTAACAACATTATGTTCTATAATTAAAACAAGCTTTATATTTTCACCCATgagaaattaaataatataaactatataattatatttagcgagatttctgaatttttttttaaaaaaaaagtaaaaattgacAATTTATTTATGTTAATCcttattggcatttttatagaaatatctttttcttaaaagataaaattggttgaattagttgtttcactttattataatattcggaaatatttgtttccctttattataattttcggaattgtttggtttcctttattgatatttttggaaaaccactttccttttgtgtgaattttggacaataatgtgcttccttatttagcctatattgtctcattttgtttataaaggaaacaaattttattgcaaatattcggtacttacacaaagttgtttttggattatttgctgatatattttcgtgcagctcaaggattgcaatcaggaaactggttcttaatgtcattaattattgtttcctttttgagcttgttttgatccgacacaggtctgagctgtccccaccgatatcgcatctgtcggatcagcatcttctaaataaggcaactcttcgacaatcaagaatatcttctgtgattcttgcctttattagaataattctttctctgcctttgtgagcacaaaaaagactctataaatagggctctaaaggcagtgagaaagatgaactctttggtgcattatttgtgagcattattgtaatatttgtgagagttcctctttgtattcaagatcataagtattcatgtgatcttgtagaattatgtgtgtttagttttttagtggtgagtttataccatgttcatgagtgaatacacattgtaattcgaacacaacgtttatagtcttcgggagaagatttttacaagccttgcgttggGAGAATGCAAGCACTCActagccattgaagggagttcaagtggttgagcgtttcaatcaagatcagattagtgaagagaagtacaacaagttgcggcaaatctcaagagggagtcttgttttgtttaagtcaatgtttttgtacttgtgattctttattaattggttttattctctgggcgtggccccaaggagtaggttatccgaaagggtttctgaaccttgtaaaaattcgttgtgttctttattgttttgcactttctttttattgtgttcagtttctgtcccgacagaacggtattctgtgtaaacagttaattaccattccgcactttaattaattcacttggtttaattaatttggtaattactaaaaacggaatttcaatttaaattaaattacacatatagatttattgcttaaattaatataatatatataatttgagattaattctaagattaaaaaaaaatatatatcaaaatatcttGTGAGATATTAAGTCAAAACAAATAAAGCATCATAATAATATTAGATGAAAAAGCACATACGTCTATGTGTATTtacttttgtttatttattttaaaagcaAGGACAAATAAATAAGATATAAAATATAAAGACTAAAGACTAAAAATCTTCATCCATTTATATGAACTGCCacatttttatttctaattttaatATGCCGAAATGTGAAAAAGAAcaataatttataataattttgtcATAAAAATTTATATCTATCGTATTGCTATtagtttgatttaaaaaaaaaaagaaaataatttcTGTAATTGAATCTCCAATTTTAAGTTTCACGTACAATAGTAAGTAATTTGAACTattaatatcatgtatttttattaatatatctaAACAACCTTATAAAGCTAGCCTTTACCTATAGATTAATGTCTAATCATCTTCTCAgttttctattttattaagaaaatTATTGTTGCATGTCAATTTACTTTAAAATCACAATGATAATGTTCTTTAaatgcatatatataaatatataaatcacAAGTTGGTGAAAGCAACATAAAATCTTGTACATCATTTTCCCTCACAGATGTACCAAAAACCCAACATGaaagctcctcctcctcctgctttCCAAATGAAACTAGTATGTAATCCTCAACAAAAGCCTatgtgttttgaaattatttatgtTACTCACTGAAATCACTCATCAAACACTTGTACAAAATTCTATGATCAGCTACTGCCTTACATAGCATTCTTCGTCTCTCTCCAAGTAAATACAATCAGAAAACATGATGAAGCAACATCTAATCATCTATTTCAGCTTTCTGGTTCTCCTCCTCAACAATTGTTCTACAACTAGTTGGGCTCAGTCTCCAGCTCAAGCCCCATCCAACAACAGTCTTCAACCACCGGCACTGCCACCATCCAAACCAGCTGTTCATCAACCCCCGGTTCAAGCCCCGGCACAAGTGATTACCCCAGTTCAAGCTCCCTCCGAAGTACCCCTGGTTCAAGCACCACCCCGCAAAGCCAAACCAGAGCCAACCAACGTCACCAAGATCTTGGACAAGGCCGGTGGCTTCAGCGTCCTCATCCGCATCGTCAGAAGCACCCAAGTCATCAACCAGATTGAAAACCAGCTCAACACGTCGAACAGTTTGACCATTTTCGCTCCCACCAACGGAGCCTTCTCCAATCTTAAACCCGGTACCCTCAACTCTCTGTCCACCGAACTTAAGGTCCAACTAGTACAATACCACATCCTTCCTTCTCTCGTTTCTCTCTCAAACTTCCAAACTCTAAGTAACCCCGTCCGTACACAAGCAAGCAACACTGACGAATTCCCATTAAACATTACAACACAAGGCAATTGGGTAAACATATCCACGGGTCTTGTGAACACTTCTATCTCTAGCACCATCTACGCGGATAGTCAGCTCGCTATTTACAAGGTCGACAAGGTTTTGCTTCCTCTTGGGATTTTTGCTCCGAAGCCAAATGAACCGGCACCGGCACCAGTAGTAGCTGGGCATAAAAAAGGATCATTGGAGTCATCATCTTCGACGTCGGAGTCGTCAACATTGAATGGACCAGCTGCCATGTTCAGTGCTTCCAGTGCCCAAAGTCTTGCTAAAATTGGAATGACTGGACTTGCTTTCCTTTCAGCTGTTTTTTCTGttttgacaatttgattgttttGGTTTGTGATGGAATATGCGTTGTGTTGCCTTGTAATATGCGTTGTGTTGCCTTGTAGTTTTCGATTCAAAGAACATCTGTATTTTGAGTGAATGGTTTGCGTatagatattttttttgtttgagaattttaaggaaaaattaataaatattttattttccaaATTCAAAATTATTCCCTTCAACTTCCAAATTAATAATCTAAGCAAATATGGTTGAATGTAGAAGTGTTCATCCAATTCAATCTTAGATATTTTGTTATAATGTAGGAGTGTTTATCTAATCCAATCCACGTTATTTTGTTATAATTTGATATGATTCGTACTAAGTGCATATTTCATATTTCAGATGCAATATGCATAACATCTCCAATTCAATCTGAGCTTATTTCAGTgctgatttttttaatattatattatttaataattttcactaaaataattttttttctaataaccaaaaatatattcttttttaatttaaatatccAACTGTACTTTTTTTGGTACactttattaacttttttaattaaggaaaagtGAACTCCCATGTACTTTTTATGGGGGAAATGAAATAATTCTGAATGGTGATTTTAATATGTCAAGGAATCCAAAGTTTATCTCTCTCAGTCTCTCTCGTTCGTAGTTAGCAGTATCAATCAGCTCTCCAAGGTGAGATATTTTTccttttcttcctcatcaaaggttttatcttcatttttttttctcatcttTCTTTTCCATTTCACCATTGCAGTATTTGTGGATTCTCTTCCTCTATTTCttgttgatttaaaaaaaatggaTGCTAGTGCCCAACCGATATCAATTGGTGTGAAAAAACATCAATGGACCACCATTAAGGACTCAAAGTTGGTGGAGTGTTTGTTAGATTTAGCCATGTGGAAGGTGGAAAGCAAATAATGGTACATTCAAGCCTGGCTATTTACAGCAGTTAGAGAAAATGATGGCTGAAAAGATTCCAACTTGTGGACTTAAAGCACGACCGCAaattgattcatgtgttaagatATTGAAGAAGCAATACTTTGAAATTTCTGACATGTTAGGACCTAATGCTAGTAGATTTGGGTGGAATGAGGATCTCAAATGTGTTGTGACATAAAAATTTGTCTTTGATGAATGACTGAAGGttaatatctctatttctttattttgattttattatttatcaataatttagtttattttattattacatttgtttcatgttatcTCAATATTATAGAGTC contains the following coding sequences:
- the LOC133789887 gene encoding fasciclin-like arabinogalactan protein 12, whose translation is MMKQHLIIYFSFLVLLLNNCSTTSWAQSPAQAPSNNSLQPPALPPSKPAVHQPPVQAPAQVITPVQAPSEVPLVQAPPRKAKPEPTNVTKILDKAGGFSVLIRIVRSTQVINQIENQLNTSNSLTIFAPTNGAFSNLKPGTLNSLSTELKVQLVQYHILPSLVSLSNFQTLSNPVRTQASNTDEFPLNITTQGNWVNISTGLVNTSISSTIYADSQLAIYKVDKVLLPLGIFAPKPNEPAPAPVVAGHKKGSLESSSSTSESSTLNGPAAMFSASSAQSLAKIGMTGLAFLSAVFSVLTI